From Pagrus major chromosome 18, Pma_NU_1.0, a single genomic window includes:
- the LOC141013123 gene encoding alcohol dehydrogenase class-3 isoform X2 encodes MLVIKCKAAVAWEPGKPLSMEEVEVAPPKAHEVRIKLFATGVCHTDAYTLSGSDPEGLFPVILGHEGAGTVESVGEGVTKFKPGDTVIPLYVPQCGECKFCKNPKTNLCQKIRITQGQGLLPDKTSRFTCKGKQVFHFMGTSTFSEYTVVADISLAKVNEKAPMDKVCLLGCGISTGYGAALNTAKVEPGSTCAVFGLGAVGLAVIMGCKVAGATRIIGVDINPAKFDTAKEFGATEFVNPKDHSKPVQEVLVEMTDGGVDYSFECIGNVQIMRAALEACHKGWGESVIIGVAGAGQEISTRPFQLVTGRVWRGTAFGGWKSVESVPKLVEEYMSKKLKVDEFVTHTLPFEKINEGFELMHAGKSIRTVLTF; translated from the exons ATGCTG GTGATCAAGTGCAAGGCAGCTGTAGCCTGGGAACCTGGGAAGCCTCTTTccatggaggaggtggaggtggcaCCACCCAAGGCCCATGAAGTTCGCATCAAG CTCTTTGCCACAGGGGTGTGTCACACGGATGCCTACACTCTGAGCGGCAGCGACCCCGAGGGGCTTTTCCCCGTCATCCTGGGCCACGAGGGTGCTGGAACAGTGGAGAGCGTTGGGGAGGGTGTCACCAAATTCAAGCCAG GCGATACTGTCATCCCGTTGTATGTGCCGCAGTGTGGTGAATGCAAATTCTGCAAAAATCCCAAGACCAACCTCTGCCAGAAAATTAG AATTACCCAGGGCCAGGGCCTGCTCCCCGACAAGACCTCACGCTTCACCTGCAAGGGAAAGCAAGTGTTTCACTTCATGGGGACCAGCACCTTCTCGGAGTACACCGTAGTGGCCGACATCTCTCTGGCCAAGGTGAACGAGAAGGCCCCAATGGATAAAGTGTGCCTTCTTGGATGTGGCATCTCTACAGGTTACGGTGCCGCTCTTAATACTGCCAAG GTCGAGCCTGGTTCTACATGTGCTGTTTTTGGCCTTGGAGCTGTTGGCTTGGCTGTTATTATGGGCTGCAAGGTTGCTGGGGCAACCAGGATAATTGGTGTAGACATCAACCCTGCCAAGTTTGACACAGCCAAGGAGTTTGGAGCCACTGAGTTTGTGAACCCCAAGGACCACAGCAAGCCCGTCCAGGAGGTTCTGGTGGAGATGACTGACGGGGGTGTGGACTATTCTTTCGAGTGCATCGGAAATGTGCAAATCATG AGAGCTGCTCTGGAGGCATGCCATAAAGGATGGGGTGAAAGTGTCATCATCGGTGTCGCCGGAGCTGGACAGGAGATCTCGACCAGACCATTCCAGCTGGTGACAGGCCGAGTGTGGAGGGGCACAGCCTTTGGAG GTTGGAAGAGTGTGGAGAGCGTTCCCAAACTGGTGGAAGAATACATGAGTAAGAAGCTGAAGGTGGACGAGTTTGTGACCCACACGCTGCCCTTTGAGAAGATCAATGAGGGATTTGAGCTCATGCACGCCGGAAAGAG TATCCGCACAGTGCTGACCTTCTGA
- the LOC141013123 gene encoding alcohol dehydrogenase class-3 isoform X1, whose protein sequence is METAGKVIKCKAAVAWEPGKPLSMEEVEVAPPKAHEVRIKLFATGVCHTDAYTLSGSDPEGLFPVILGHEGAGTVESVGEGVTKFKPGDTVIPLYVPQCGECKFCKNPKTNLCQKIRITQGQGLLPDKTSRFTCKGKQVFHFMGTSTFSEYTVVADISLAKVNEKAPMDKVCLLGCGISTGYGAALNTAKVEPGSTCAVFGLGAVGLAVIMGCKVAGATRIIGVDINPAKFDTAKEFGATEFVNPKDHSKPVQEVLVEMTDGGVDYSFECIGNVQIMRAALEACHKGWGESVIIGVAGAGQEISTRPFQLVTGRVWRGTAFGGWKSVESVPKLVEEYMSKKLKVDEFVTHTLPFEKINEGFELMHAGKSIRTVLTF, encoded by the exons ATGGAGACAGCTGGAAAA GTGATCAAGTGCAAGGCAGCTGTAGCCTGGGAACCTGGGAAGCCTCTTTccatggaggaggtggaggtggcaCCACCCAAGGCCCATGAAGTTCGCATCAAG CTCTTTGCCACAGGGGTGTGTCACACGGATGCCTACACTCTGAGCGGCAGCGACCCCGAGGGGCTTTTCCCCGTCATCCTGGGCCACGAGGGTGCTGGAACAGTGGAGAGCGTTGGGGAGGGTGTCACCAAATTCAAGCCAG GCGATACTGTCATCCCGTTGTATGTGCCGCAGTGTGGTGAATGCAAATTCTGCAAAAATCCCAAGACCAACCTCTGCCAGAAAATTAG AATTACCCAGGGCCAGGGCCTGCTCCCCGACAAGACCTCACGCTTCACCTGCAAGGGAAAGCAAGTGTTTCACTTCATGGGGACCAGCACCTTCTCGGAGTACACCGTAGTGGCCGACATCTCTCTGGCCAAGGTGAACGAGAAGGCCCCAATGGATAAAGTGTGCCTTCTTGGATGTGGCATCTCTACAGGTTACGGTGCCGCTCTTAATACTGCCAAG GTCGAGCCTGGTTCTACATGTGCTGTTTTTGGCCTTGGAGCTGTTGGCTTGGCTGTTATTATGGGCTGCAAGGTTGCTGGGGCAACCAGGATAATTGGTGTAGACATCAACCCTGCCAAGTTTGACACAGCCAAGGAGTTTGGAGCCACTGAGTTTGTGAACCCCAAGGACCACAGCAAGCCCGTCCAGGAGGTTCTGGTGGAGATGACTGACGGGGGTGTGGACTATTCTTTCGAGTGCATCGGAAATGTGCAAATCATG AGAGCTGCTCTGGAGGCATGCCATAAAGGATGGGGTGAAAGTGTCATCATCGGTGTCGCCGGAGCTGGACAGGAGATCTCGACCAGACCATTCCAGCTGGTGACAGGCCGAGTGTGGAGGGGCACAGCCTTTGGAG GTTGGAAGAGTGTGGAGAGCGTTCCCAAACTGGTGGAAGAATACATGAGTAAGAAGCTGAAGGTGGACGAGTTTGTGACCCACACGCTGCCCTTTGAGAAGATCAATGAGGGATTTGAGCTCATGCACGCCGGAAAGAG TATCCGCACAGTGCTGACCTTCTGA